Part of the Ornithodoros turicata isolate Travis chromosome 6, ASM3712646v1, whole genome shotgun sequence genome, ATTGTCAGGTATGGTGAATTCCCAGGCTAGGTGTAGCTTCATTATACCGTGTGGCCTTGAAACCTGTAAGCTCTCTTCTCCTCGTTGAGGTGCCAAACCATAACACACTTGTCTGCACTGCCAGATGCTGCAAGATATATGTTTGATTATTGGAATACAAGAGACACTCTCGAGGATTATATTTAATATCAAGATTTTGAACATGTTGAACCTTAATTAAATAAATGTGCTCGTAACATTTgatgtctttcttttttgttcttctttttctgtgtaTCCTTGCCTTGCTTGCATTTTCCTGTAGTTTCGTTACTGTATGATGTAACGCCCTCACAGGCCCTTGAGGTGTaccgaaataaataaataaaaaattattCTTATGGATGTTTTATGGATATTGGACACCCTTGTTTCAAACACAACAAAGAGGGTGGAGTGTTTACATGAGAACATGGGAGCGAACATGATGGGACATGACTTCTCCTTCCAAAATAAGCTGCTAAAGGTAAGAGTTtcgtgtgtctgtgtgtggggGTAACCTGTTCCCTCTTGCCTACACACGACTGTGCCTCATGCTTATGCTCAGGGATCTGAGCAGAATTTTGATATTTTGATCCTAAGATCAaaatagaggggggggggggggggggatgtggcaCACCTACATCTGCTGGCTTTTAGGGTAGTttttttctggggggggggggtgcttatACTGTATCCCTACTTAGACTTCAAAGCACACTGCATAAACATTGACCACTACATTGAAGTTTAACGTATATCCATCTTACGTACCGAGTTGATTTCCATGTGGACTGAAGTGAAGGCTCGTTACGCGATCTTTATTCCCTTTATACTGTCGCAGAAGAGTAGGATCCATCTGAAAAACATCAGACGCCTCTATCTCTTAAATACACAAATCCATGCCCAGTTGTTTCAAGAGCGCAGACGTGCTTTACTACTGAATTTTCGTCCGGTACGGTGATGCAGGGATGCTTGTTTATGCGTTGCAGTACTCACAATAATTTTCTTAAGACTCGTGGGTCCACTTGGCCAACACACAGCTGTGAATCTCAGAAGTGTAGCTCCAAGAATGATTAGTGACACACAATTTAAGTGCAATATCAAATGTTAATACCCGGTTCGTATTAAGAATAACGCGTCTGCATCTGTCACTCATGCGCTTACGGGAGCACCGGTTCCCCCATCTGCTTCCCGCTCAAAGTGGCCGCCAAAACTGTTGAGTTGACAGCTTTTAGCAGCAGACGATGTGCTAAGACCGCCATTTACAACTAATACCTGTAAAATTTTTGGCTCTCACATAAGCAAAAGAACACGAACTTCAGAATGAACTGAAATTCTGAAACTACAAATTACAGTAATGTGAAACTGGTGAAACTTCCGGTACGTGTAGCTTGCGTGTAGCATGTTGGCAACAACTGTGAAGATAACAGCTGGGCTTCACCTCGTTTCGTTTTGGATTTGGCGCAGAACAATAAAAGACAGTAAAAGAGGAAGATAAGATAATCTCTAAGGTGCCAGCCCTAAACGACTCGTGATTGTTCCTTATGAACCATTTTCTGCGGGAAACAATATGATGCGTGCCATCCAGGTGCATAAAGCCGGCGGACCCAACGTCCTGCAATTGGCTTCAAATGTAGCAGTTCCCAAAGCAACAGGTACAAAGGTAAAGAATGCGCTCCCCACTTATTACGTTGGCAGTGAGACAACGAGGGCAgtaacattgcatatcaatTTGTAAAAATGCCGGATCGCTCACATCCTGCAGGTACTGATAAACGTCAAGGCAGCAGGAATAAATCCGGTGGACACTTACATTCGTGAAGGTGCCTTTGGATACACTCCTCCTTTGCCATACACGCCCGGGAAAGATGGTGCTGGTATTGTGGAGGCAGTAGGTGAAGCCGTCCACAATTTTAAGGTGCAAAATCACAACGTTCTGAATGAAGTGCTCATCGTTACTTATTTCATGAAATACTTACAAGCAATTAAACAGCGAGAATACATGGTACGTATTGACGTGTCTGTTGCAGAAAGGGGACAGGGTCTTCTTCTCAAACAGGTGCAGAGAAAACACCCACGGCTCTTACGCACAGTACTGCCTGGTAGATATTGGTGACACCTGGCCTCTTCCTGAACGGCTGACATTCCAGCAGGGCGCAGCCCTTGGTATTCCCTACCTCACAGCTTATAGAGCACTGGTTCTCAAGTGAGATGTTCTCATTTCCATTGTTCTGCACAGCTGCCCTTCAAATTTGACTCTCTTAAAGGGCAGGTGCACAGGAGGGCGAAACAGTCCTCGTCCACGGAGCCAGTGGTTCCGTGGGGATCGCAACACTCCAGATTGCGAAGTCCCTCGTGCATGCCAAAGTAATCGGGACGGCTGGCACGCCGGAAGGCATTGAGCTTGTCAAAAAGCTAGGGGCTGATTGTGCCGTGTGCCACAAGGACAAGGACTACCTCAAAAAGATTATGGTCAGTTTCTGCCTACGTAGACTTCACCCGCTAGAATTGTGCTGTTGTTCATATTTACGTGCCTTTCATGCCAGGAATGGACAGAGAACAAGGGTGTCAACGTGGTGGTCGAAATGCTCGCCAATGTCAACTTGGCCAAAGACTTGGGCCTTCTCTGCCGTGAGGGACGGGTTGTGGTGAGTACTCATCCGCGGCAGATTCAGTATATGTTTGAGGGTGGTGGTTAGACagccttggacagcatgctacgTACACTACCCAAGGCTCATCGATAAGGTACATGCAGGAAAAGGCAACAAAAACGGCAAGGGAAACAGTATTATACCACAAATATAAGTAATGGTAACAGAAGCAAATACTGGACTCTGAATACCTGAAACAGGAACGTTAACGAAAATAATTTATGGTACTGCAGGACCCAAATTATTACAGTCCTGCACTGTAAGATGTGGATAAACTCATTTAAACTTTACTCATCAACATTTTCGCAGTTACAGTACACAGATTTACAAGCAGGGCTGTTAAGGGAGATCCtgtaaataatgaaataaagcTGAATGAAATGAACTAAAATTTACTGGGGGAACTGAAACAAACTGTCAAACTGGAACATAAAGTAATTAGTATATGATGAATAGGTGCATAGTACAGCCTAGTCAACCTTAATAACAACACTGGAAAAACttcggtctcatttcccagcacgataacagccacccttggggGGCACTGGGGTAATGTTAAGTGATCAGAATCCTTCCCTCagaaactaacagaataattttgttcagttAAGATTTTCTTATGGCCCCAAGGGATGCTGTAATCACGCTcaggaacgagaccacatttttttccagtgttattaagGTTGAACGGAGCTGTACCTATATGCTTATGGTACTATGAAAGACCCAAGAAACcaaccatgttcatattagctgttccACGTATGTTCTTGAATAAATGTCTCTCGTGCGCACATATCTCTCAAGTCGTGAAAATAGACATCAAAATATACATGTATAAGCTATATTAAGTTTTACCATGGGCTTCGGGTTGGGAGCTGCCTAAATTGTGGAATAGGTATTTGCAGCTCATGACCCGAGGCTCTTGCCTCGAGGCAGTACTACCTGCGTTATCTTGGGTGTTTTCCTCGCAGGTGATCGGAAGCAGAGGTACCATCACTATCAACCCCAGGGATCTGATGGGGCTGGAGACTAGCATAACCGGCGTGTCCCTCTTTTCCTCAACTCCCGTGAGTGTTTCCCCAATTTGCGCCACATAAATGTAGTGCTAGCAGTTTCTATTCTGTGCAGAGACAGTGGGCGCAGAGTGCAGCAGCCATTGTGGATGGGGCCCGTGCAGGCTGGGTGGACCCGGTTGTGAACAAGGTGTATCCGTTGGGGGATGCAAAGCAGGCACACAATGACATCACCCATTCTAAAGGTGCTCATGGAAGACTTGTGCTTGACCCGGACGCTTGAGGACACAGATTTAATGAATTTAATCAAATACATGTTCGCTTACCAATATGTCTGTGCTCATGTCGACTCCTTTGTGCTTCGAGGTGTTAGCACTTTAAAAGCGCAGTAGTCACGTAGATGCCAATGGAAAATGCCAAAGGATGACTTGTTGCTTTTGCCACTTTCAGCCCTCTCCGCTCTATACGTAAACTATGAATGTGTACAAGTTTTAGCTTTGGattataagtagagcctgaagttttagggtttaacccgattcttccccaaatttgcacccaaattgaaagttgcctctttagggtagatttttacccggcaaagtGCCTCCACCGAGaaatctgtaggaatgcacactaactttaCATACCGACAGCAAATACAGTTACGTCACAGTTTCTACGAAACCAGTACAGTTACTTTGAGTAACTCAGCctgatttcttcccgaatttagcatactggacgttttttcacccgaattcgcatgcaTTTAgagcacgtttatttacccg contains:
- the LOC135399130 gene encoding quinone oxidoreductase-like; the protein is MMRAIQVHKAGGPNVLQLASNVAVPKATGTKVLINVKAAGINPVDTYIREGAFGYTPPLPYTPGKDGAGIVEAVGEAVHNFKKGDRVFFSNRCRENTHGSYAQYCLVDIGDTWPLPERLTFQQGAALGIPYLTAYRALVLKAGAQEGETVLVHGASGSVGIATLQIAKSLVHAKVIGTAGTPEGIELVKKLGADCAVCHKDKDYLKKIMEWTENKGVNVVVEMLANVNLAKDLGLLCREGRVVVIGSRGTITINPRDLMGLETSITGVSLFSSTPRQWAQSAAAIVDGARAGWVDPVVNKVYPLGDAKQAHNDITHSKGAHGRLVLDPDA